A segment of the Thermodesulfobacteriota bacterium genome:
CCCGGTAAGCTTTGTGAGTTTCAGAACCTCCTCCGCCCCTTTCACGAACGCCCCGGTAACGTCGCTCCCGTGCTCGTCGACCACCCGCGCCTTTCCGTCGAGCACGTCCGTGCCGTCCCCGCCCGTTATCTCGGCAGCGGGCCTCGGCGTGGGGAGCCCCCCGAGTTGTTCCGGGCAGACGGGTATGACATGCGTCCCTCGAAGCTCACTGACCAGCTCCTCCCGTAAGGAGTCGGTCCCGTCGTACCGTGAGCGGATGCCCAGAAGGCACGCGCTCACTATGACCGGTCTGTCGCTCATTTAGCTCATTCAGCTCATTCAACTCTTTTTATAATGGTACGCCTTCCCCTGACCTCTATCCTGCCTTCGGCGAAGAGGCGGATGGCCTCCGGGTAGATGCGGTGCTCCTCGGCGAGGATCCTCTCGGCCAGCGTCTCCTCCGTGTCGTCGTCTATAACGGGCACGACGGCCTGGATTATTATGGGGCCCGTGTCCACCCC
Coding sequences within it:
- a CDS encoding DUF523 domain-containing protein codes for the protein MSDRPVIVSACLLGIRSRYDGTDSLREELVSELRGTHVIPVCPEQLGGLPTPRPAAEITGGDGTDVLDGKARVVDEHGSDVTGAFVKGAEEVLKLTKLTGAKTAILKEKSPSCGVSVICGGGGVEARGAGVTTALLKKNGVDVRGVG